Proteins encoded together in one Impatiens glandulifera chromosome 1, dImpGla2.1, whole genome shotgun sequence window:
- the LOC124921991 gene encoding 30S ribosomal protein S21, chloroplastic-like — protein sequence MIRRRTKIDNHTYMAASSISNFFSLFTSLASPPVKPLLPHFSFFSPIQSSEKPDLITPLRVTHKPNYVNSMSVAFPSLANANLMFFKSGYNVQIIVRENDSEEKIVGQFKREVMKAGIIQESKRRMFFENKQDERKRRTRDAAKRNRRRRPQQRIALQDKQEEEETSKSKKKQQEDEDNWELP from the exons ATGATCAGAAGAAGAACCAAGATCGACAATCATACATACATGGCTGCTTCTTCAATctccaatttcttttctctcttcacCTCGTTAGCATCGCCGCCCGTGAAACCTCTGTTACCTCACTTTTCCTTCTTCTCTCCGATTCAATCGAGTGAGAAACCTGACTTAATAACCCCCCTGCGTGTAACCCACAAACCCAATTATGTGAATTCCATGTCGGTCGCGTTCCCATCTCTCGCCAATGCCAATTTGATGTTTTTCAAGTCTGGATATAACGTACAGATCATAGTTAGGGAAAATGATTCGGAAGAGAAGATTGTAGGTCAGTTTAAAAGGGAGGTAATGAAGGCTGGGATCATTCAGGAAAGCAAACGCAGGATGTTCTTTGAGAACAAGCAGGATGAGAGGAAGCGCAGGACTCGCGATGCTGCTAAACGCAATCGCCGGag ACGGCCTCAACAAAGAATTGCATTACAAGATAagcaggaggaggaggagaccTCAAAGAGTAAGAAGAAACAGCAAGAGGATGAAGATAACTGGGAACTTCCCTGA
- the LOC124918001 gene encoding F-box/kelch-repeat protein At3g27150-like produces the protein MVEIEMEGLSKSGGLVGRRSKIHNSPPPNKIIRLCEMENGCVLDKNWLKLSPPTDQEHESQDADFPSLSDEIENLILARVPRSEYLKFRLVNKRFLTLLKKGEIFKIRREIGVEESSVFMLVSGETNWCVFDRDFKTRKNLPNFETDSCFISGDKETFCAGTNLFVSGKEIDGLVIWRYELATNSWSKGPSMKNPRCLFASATFGETAYVAGGIGLDSKDVFDTAERYNNESQSWEALPRMKKKRQLCSGFYMDKRFYVIGGRNEEGELTCGEFFDEGRNRWEIIPGMLRDNPVLTSQSPPLLAVVNNELYSLEANSNQLKVYLKGSNVWKQLGPVPVRADSNSGWGVAFKSLGSELLVIGASSSYPGASTMAIFTCRPCLEEDELFWKPLGSESHKLSHFIHNCSVMVA, from the coding sequence ATGGTTGAAATAGAAATGGAGGGTTTGAGCAAGAGTGGTGGTCTAGTAGGTAGAAGAAGTAAGATCCATAACAGTCCTCCACCAAACAAGATTATTAGGCTTTGTGAGATGGAGAATGGTTGTGTTTTAGACAAAAACTGGCTCAAACTTTCCCCACCTACAGATCAAGAACATGAATCTCAGGATGCAGATTTTCCATCACTTAGCGATGAGATAGAGAACTTGATATTAGCAAGAGTACCCAGATCAGAATATCTTAAATTCCGTTTAGTAAACAAGAGATTCCTAACTCTTTTAAAGAAAGGCGAGATCTTTAAGATCAGAAGGGAGATTGGAGTTGAGGAATCCTCAGTTTTCATGTTAGTTAGCGGCGAAACTAACTGGTGCGTTTTCGATCGCGATTTCAAGACGCGTAAAAACCTCCCCAATTTCGAAACCGATTCCTGTTTCATATCCGGCGATAAAGAAACCTTCTGCGCAGGAACCAATCTCTTCGTTTCTGGAAAGGAGATCGACGGTCTAGTAATATGGCGATACGAATTAGCCACCAATTCATGGTCTAAAGGTCCTTCGATGAAGAACCCCAGGTGTTTATTCGCCTCCGCCACTTTCGGTGAAACCGCCTACGTAGCTGGTGGGATCGGTCTAGACTCGAAAGATGTATTCGATACGGCGGAGAGATACAACAACGAGAGCCAATCATGGGAGGCGCTACCTAGGATGAAGAAAAAGAGACAGCTTTGTTCTGGTTTTTACATGGACAAAAGATTCTACGTAATTGGTGGGAGGAACGAAGAAGGCGAATTGACTTGCGGGGAGTTCTTCGACGAGGGAAGAAACAGATGGGAGATCATACCTGGGATGTTGAGGGATAACCCGGTCTTGACGTCGCAATCTCCTCCTCTGTTAGCGGTTGTGAACAACGAGCTGTATTCGCTTGAGGCGAATAGTAACCagctgaaggtttatttgaaaggGAGTAATGTTTGGAAACAATTGGGACCTGTTCCGGTTAGAGCTGATTCTAATAGTGGATGGGGAGTGGCTTTCAAGTCTTTGGGGAGTGAATTGCTTGTTATTGgtgcttcttcttcttatccAGGTGCTAGTACTATGGCAATCTTTACTTGTAGGCCTTGTCTTGAAGAAGATGAACTTTTTTGGAAGCCTCTTGGTAGTGAAAGCCATAAGTTAAGTCATTTCATACATAATTGCTCGGTTATGGTAGCTTGA
- the LOC124929778 gene encoding cytochrome P450 94B3-like → MSSLSLFTIQQFIFLFISLSFLHALISHFLRRRSKSPANGGPPTYPIIGCLISFYQNRRRLLTWYTQLLNESPTQTIIISRLGARRTIVTANPENVEYILKSNFDNFPKGNPFTEILGDFLGIGIFNVDGELWHTQRKLASHEFSARSLRDYVLKVIEDDVNNKLLPVLSSVADDYENGRKRIVDLQDLLKKLAFDIVCKVSLGFDPSVSDSSSGLAGAFDAASAYSAIRGAEPVAAVWKMKRMFGIGTEKKLKEAVEEIHSCMKKIIKEKKEKIELQSNNNNNKDDLLHKMIMAGKEEDELRDMAISFVMAGRDTTSSAMTWLFWLLSNHPKAVNEIVREAEQFMEMSSHYDGLKEMKFLEACLCESMRLYPPVAWDSKHAAVDDVLPDGTPVNGGDRVTYTAYGMGRMVSLWGEDRMEFKPERWVAAPENGGGGGGGGLKKVSGYKFPVFQAGPRICLGKEMAFLQMKYVMGSILRRFEIIAVKNEEEPLFVPLLTAHMAGGLQVYVKKR, encoded by the coding sequence atgtcGTCTTTATCTCTCTTCACCATTCAACAATTCATCTTTCTCTTTATCTCCCTCTCTTTTCTCCATGCACTaatctctcattttcttcgCCGGCGCTCCAAATCTCCGGCCAACGGCGGCCCACCAACATATCCGATCATCGGATGCCTAATCTCCTTCTACCAAAACCGCCGCCGTCTTTTAACCTGGTACACCCAACTCCTCAACGAATCTCCCACACAGACAATCATAATCAGCCGCCTTGGAGCTCGCCGGACCATCGTCACCGCCAACCCAGAAAACGTTGAGTATATTCTTAAATCCAACTTTGATAATTTTCCAAAAGGCAATCCATTTACTGAAATTCTCGGCGATTTTCTCGGTATCGGAATATTCAACGTTGACGGCGAGCTATGGCACACTCAGCGTAAGTTAGCCAGTCATGAATTCAGCGCAAGATCGTTAAGAGATTATGTTTTGAAAGTGATTGAAGATGATGTTAATAATAAACTTCTTCCTGTTTTATCTTCGGTTGCTGATGATTATGAGAATGGAAGGAAAAGGATTGTTGATTTGCAAGATCTGTTGAAGAAACTGGCTTTTGATATTGTTTGTAAAGTTTCTCTAGGATTCGATCCGTCTGTTTCTGATTCTAGTTCGGGTTTGGCCGGAGCTTTTGATGCGGCGTCGGCTTATAGCGCGATTAGAGGAGCTGAACCGGTGGCGGCTGTTTGgaagatgaagaggatgttTGGGATTGGAACAGAGAAAAAGCTGAAAGAAGCAGTTGAAGAGATACATTCTTGTATGAAAAAGATAATCAAAgaaaagaaggagaagattgAATTAcagagtaataataataataacaaagaTGATCTTCTGCATAAGATGATAATGGCAggtaaggaagaagatgaatTAAGGGATATGGCAATAAGTTTCGTGATGGCCGGACGGGACACAACTTCGTCGGCGATGACATGGCTGTTCTGGCTTCTTTCAAATCATCCAAAAGCAGTGAATGAAATTGTAAGAGAAGCTGAACAGTTCATGGAGATGAGTTCACATTACGATGGGTTGAAAGAGATGAAGTTCTTAGAAGCTTGTTTATGCGAAAGCATGAGACTTTATCCACCGGTGGCGTGGGATTCGAAGCATGCGGCGGTGGATGATGTGTTGCCGGATGGAACGCCGGTGAATGGTGGGGATAGGGTGACTTATACCGCTTATGGGATGGGAAGAATGGTGAGTTTGTGGGGAGAGGATCGGATGGAGTTTAAACCGGAGAGGTGGGTGGCGGCGCCGGAaaacggcggcggcggcggtggtGGTGGATTGAAGAAGGTTAGTGGTTATAAGTTTCCTGTGTTTCAGGCGGGGCCGAGAATTTGTCTAGGGAAGGAGATGGCGTTTCTTCAAATGAAATATGTAATGGGTTCGATTTTGAGGAGGTTTGAGATAATTGCAGTGAAGAATGAAGAGGAACCATTGTTTGTGCCATTGTTGACAGCTCATATGGCTGGTGGTTTGCAGGTTTATGtgaagaagagataa